Genomic DNA from Planctomycetia bacterium:
CTTCACGCGGACGAGCTTCGTTCACGGTCAACGGACGACCGTCGTGCTTCTGGTCATGCAGGCCGTCAATGGCCGCTTGGGCTTCATTGTCCGCGCCCATCTCGACGAAGCCAAAACCCTTGCTCCGTCCCGTGTCGCGGTCTTGCACCACTTGGGCGCTTGTCACCCTGCCGTACTGCGAAAACAACTGCTCCAAATCGGCACTGCTAACATTGTAGCTAAGATTGCCGACATACAAACGCTTGCCCACGAAAGGTCTCCTGTGCGAGGGCAAATTCGACCCGCTTGCTGCTTTCCGGGTCTCGATCGAAAGGGACCGACGCTGTGGTCCGACAGGGTGATGTGCGACAGACCGAACCGACCGGCGATACAAAACCAGGCGTCTTTCTGCAAACACGAACCAACCAACATGAAATATAGCGGCCAATCCTAGCAATGTACACGCCGAACGAGGGGATTTTGCCAGGATTTCCGGCGACTAAATCTGGACGTTCTGGTCGGATGA
This window encodes:
- a CDS encoding RNA-binding protein, translating into MGKRLYVGNLSYNVSSADLEQLFSQYGRVTSAQVVQDRDTGRSKGFGFVEMGADNEAQAAIDGLHDQKHDGRPLTVNEARPRE